The following are encoded in a window of Desulfobacterales bacterium genomic DNA:
- the meaB gene encoding methylmalonyl Co-A mutase-associated GTPase MeaB translates to MNMDYAAEIIKGSSQAVSRMISWLENEDDRARPCMEKLYKHTGNAYIIGITGAPGAGKSTLTDKLTRHLRRQGLTVGIIAVDPTSPFTGGAILGDRVRMSEIALDPGVFIRSMATRGYLGGLAQATGNAVKVLDASGKDIVLIETVGVGQDEVDIIRIADTVCLVLVPGLGDVIQSMKAGVMEIADVYAINKADRQGADQLFAEVSNRVAQDAQIRERLWEPPVLQTISTEDEGIVALAEALKCHQDHLKNTGRLLNKRRERIHQETLQMINYELFRRVEMHLAANGRLDTMVNAIMNHEENPYTIIRQVLDECVRLPRKPEK, encoded by the coding sequence ATGAATATGGATTACGCCGCTGAAATAATAAAAGGCTCCTCCCAAGCCGTATCCCGGATGATTTCATGGTTGGAAAATGAGGATGACCGGGCCCGGCCGTGCATGGAAAAGCTCTACAAGCATACCGGAAACGCCTATATCATAGGAATCACCGGAGCTCCGGGGGCGGGCAAAAGCACATTGACTGATAAACTGACCCGGCACCTTCGCCGGCAGGGTCTGACGGTCGGGATCATTGCTGTAGATCCGACCAGTCCGTTTACCGGCGGAGCGATTCTCGGCGACCGGGTGAGAATGAGCGAAATAGCCCTGGATCCGGGCGTATTTATTCGAAGCATGGCAACGCGAGGGTATCTGGGCGGACTGGCGCAGGCCACAGGCAACGCCGTCAAGGTTCTGGATGCCTCCGGAAAAGATATCGTTCTGATCGAAACCGTCGGCGTGGGGCAGGATGAGGTGGATATTATTCGTATTGCGGATACCGTCTGTCTGGTACTGGTACCCGGACTGGGCGACGTGATTCAGAGCATGAAGGCCGGCGTAATGGAAATTGCCGACGTATATGCAATTAATAAGGCGGATCGACAGGGCGCCGATCAGTTGTTTGCCGAGGTGTCCAATCGTGTGGCACAGGATGCCCAGATTCGCGAACGACTCTGGGAGCCCCCGGTCCTGCAGACCATATCGACAGAGGATGAAGGTATTGTGGCGTTGGCAGAGGCGTTAAAATGCCATCAGGACCATCTGAAAAACACCGGAAGGCTTTTGAACAAACGCCGGGAGCGAATCCATCAGGAGACGCTTCAAATGATTAATTACGAGCTTTTCAGGCGGGTTGAAATGCACCTGGCCGCCAACGGCCGTCTGGATACTATGGTTAACGCCATCATGAATCATGAAGAAAATCCGTATACGATCATACGACAGGTGCTGGATGAGTGCGTGCGTCTTCCCCGGAAGCCTGAAAAATGA
- a CDS encoding cyclic nucleotide-binding domain-containing protein yields the protein MVSLEILKKFDIFSNMPSDKLKHISQQARLLEFSAGEVLARKDDPALNLYGVVRGEVQLSLPVVCRLLTADIHTEKGEPDRVQTQGKQMMIDVVEPGEICGWSAMLDDGRQTTNLTGSKPGQILYISAAILKDMCRKDPLTGYELTNKLLQVVSDRLRTRTKNLVETWGESFEIEGE from the coding sequence ATGGTTTCTTTAGAAATTTTAAAAAAATTTGATATATTTTCAAATATGCCTTCGGATAAACTGAAACACATCTCACAGCAGGCGCGTTTGTTGGAATTTTCTGCCGGAGAGGTTCTGGCGCGAAAGGATGATCCGGCATTGAACCTGTATGGTGTTGTCCGCGGAGAAGTGCAATTGAGCCTGCCGGTTGTCTGTCGCCTGCTGACGGCGGATATTCATACCGAAAAAGGAGAACCGGACCGGGTTCAAACGCAGGGAAAACAGATGATGATAGATGTCGTGGAACCGGGTGAAATTTGCGGATGGTCCGCCATGCTCGATGACGGCAGGCAGACGACCAACCTTACAGGTTCAAAACCGGGTCAGATATTATATATTTCAGCCGCTATTTTGAAGGATATGTGCCGGAAGGACCCGCTCACGGGATATGAACTGACAAACAAACTCCTTCAGGTGGTATCCGACCGGCTCCGAACCCGAACGAAAAATCTGGTGGAAACCTGGGGAGAATCTTTCGAGATAGAGGGAGAATGA